The following proteins are encoded in a genomic region of Nicotiana sylvestris chromosome 4, ASM39365v2, whole genome shotgun sequence:
- the LOC138889206 gene encoding uncharacterized protein has translation MQTLKVGDIRVKDPPPAVVMNEREEENPNSKFLEREERDVLIRSWLTGTMTEESMFLIIGCTSAKQIWQSFEDNYLQASKDKEFQLKQQIQSIKMGSKTVDEYIKEFKGICDSLTAIHKPLDEDSKVINFAKGLGNKCKTLRTVMLGKPPYPTFPQFVNALRGYDMREEDSEKDHVDHAMAFQAQKTQGSFGQGRGNSFRGRGQSRGRGQYGPKFNNYRPGRQSSFPTNNQKSFSSQTNPCQICGRNNHTAVSCFYRWDYSYQSQQETPQGLSALTINEPSDNNLYMDSGATHHMVHTTGNLNNSTLFKGSDLVMVGDGKLLKITHVGNKEIGTNLKLKDVLVVPKLKKNLLSVSKLASDNACLLEFTDCDFVLKDKKTRNLLPKGSRKGDLYALDSNKADGEVHRTLAAIRSNKASHEVWHQRLEHPNSRTMKFLHSNRLVRFSSWNKNFSICTACQMGKSCKQPFENSNKIEIEPLIKVHCDLWGPSCYGRGNGGFISNGLYGTTPGFQDPTSPNHVCLLQRAIYGLKQAPKAWFQWFSEALLQLGFKGSHADSSLFVLRNNTTIIILLLYVDDIVITGNNPVLLHSLISQLSSQFALKNMGNRHFFLGIEVIPYREGLYLSQTKYAQDGVKRILRYQAGTVNFGLRITSRSSLQVVGFSDVDWAGANCISWSSKKQHTVAKSSAEAEYRALAALAADVTWIVHLLHHVGVLLASPPVLYSDNISALHLSSNPILYARTKHVELDYHFIREKVTSGAMVTKYVPSLNQVADIFTKALTKQQYQFLRSKLGVVSLPTSSLRGMKVS, from the exons ATGCAGACGCTGAAAGTTGGCGACATTAGAGTGAAAGATCCACCACCCGCAGTTGTGATGAACGAAAGGGAGGAAGAAAACCCCAACTCAAAGTTTCTAGAACGGGAAGAAAGAGATGTCTTGATTAGAAGTTGGCTAACTGGAACTATGACGGAAGAATCAATGTTCCTCATTATTGGATGCACTTCGGCCAAGCAAATTTGGCAAAGTTTTGAGGATAATTACCTACAAGCTAGCAAAGATAAGGAATTTCAATTGAAGCAACAAATTCAGAGTATTAAAATGGGGTCAAAAACTGTGGATGAGTATATAAAAGAATTCAAGGGAATTTGTGATAGCCTCACTGCTATACACAAACCTTTGGATGAAGATAGTAAAGTTATAAACTTTGCTAAGGGTCTTGGAAACAAATGCAAAACTTTGAGGACAGTTATGTTGGGGAAGCCTCCATATCCAACCTTTCCACAGTTTGTCAATGCACTAAGAGGATATGATATGAGAGAAGAAGATAGCGAGAAAGATCATGTCGATCATGCCATGGCTTTTCAAGCTCAAAAGACACAAGGATCATTTGGTCAAGGCAGAGGAAACTCCTTTAGAGGAAGAGGACAATCAAGAGGAAGAGGTCAGTACGGGCCTAAGTTCAATAACTACAGACCTGGAAGACAATCTAGTTTTCCGACAAATAATCAGAAAAGCTTTTCGTCACAAACAAATCCATGCCAAATCTGTGGAAGAAACAATCACACAGCGGTCTCTTGTTTTTATAGGTGGGATTATTCCTATCAATCCCAACAAGAAACACCACAAGGACTTTCAGCCTTAACAATCAATGAACCATCAGACAACAATCTCTATATGGATTCTGGAGCAACTCACCATATGGTACATACAACAGGTAATCTAAACAACTCAACTTTGTTCAAAGGTTCAGATTTAGTTATGGTAGGTGATGGAAAACTACTCAAAATTACCCATGTTGGAAATAAGGAGATAGGTACAAATCTAAAACTAAAAGATGTCCTAGTTGTACCTAAGTTAAAGAAAAACTTATTGTCTGTAAGCAAGCTTGCAAGTGACAATGCATGTCTTTTGGAATTTACTGACTGTGATTTTGTTCTTAAGGACAAGAAAACAAGGAACCTACTACCAAAGGGGAGTAGGAAAGGAGACCTATATGCCTTGGATTCAAATAAAGCAGATGGAGAGGTGCATCGCACTTTAGCTGCTATACGTTCAAATAAAGCATCACATGAAGTCTGGCATCAAAGACTAGAGCATCCTAATTCTAGGACAATGAAATTTTTACATTCCAACAGATTAGTTAGATTTAGTAGTTGGAACAAGAACTTTTCTATTTGCACTGCATGTCAAATGGGAAAAAGTTGTAAGCAACCTTTTGAGAATTCAAATAAAATTGAGATTGAACCTCTTATCAAAGTTCATTGTGATCTATGGGGTCCTTCGTGCTATGGAAGAGGAAATGGAGGCTTTATCTC AAACGGTCTATATGGAACAACCCCTGGATTCCAAGATCCAACCTCTCCCAACCATGTTTGTTTGCTTCAACGAGCCATCTACGGATTAAAACAAGCTCCAAAAGCATGGTTTCAGTGGTTCAGTgaagctctacttcagctggGTTTTAAAGGAAGTCATGCTGACTCGTCTCTATTTGTTCTTCGCAACAACACTACCAtcattatattgttgttgtacgTTGATGATATCGTAATAACTGGAAATAATCCAGTACTTCTACATTCATTGATCTCTCAATTGAGTAGTCAGTTTGCTTTAAAAAACATGGGTAACCGTCATTTCTTCTTAGGCATTGAAGTCATCCCATATAGAGAAGGTCTTTATCTTAGCCAAACCAAGTATGCTCAGGAT GGAGTAAAGCGCATCCTTCGTTATCAAGCTGGGACTGTAAATTTTGGCCTTCGCATTACGTCCAGATCATCCCTACAAGTTGTCGGCTTCTCAGATGTCGACTGGGCAG GCGCAAATTGCATTTCCTGGTCATCGAAGAAGCAACACACAGTAGCAAAATCGAGTGCCGAAGCTGAGTATCGCGCGCTAGCCGCTCTTGCTGCTGACGTCACTTGGATAGTTCATCTTTTGCATCATGTTGGTGTTTTACTTGCTTCTCCACCAGTTCTTTACTCGGATAACATCAGTGCGTTGCATTTGTCAAGTAATCCAATTCTCTACGCTCGAACAAAACATGTCGAATTAGACTACCACTTTATAAGGGAAAAGGTTACATCAGGTGCCATGGTTACAAAATATGTGCCTTCACTAAATCAAGTCGCTGACATCTTTACAAAAGCTTTGACGAAGCAACAATATCAGTTTCTGAGGAGCAAGCTTGGAGTTGTCTCGCTACCAACCTCCAGCTTGAGGGGGatgaaagtgagttga
- the LOC104233563 gene encoding uncharacterized protein produces the protein MHCVLLSEIVSNEPDSMTFKVFDRDIKFTRDAFHIITGLKSYSSLDMKGLNEKENRLLRVYFPGKDKIELADLYSFISSRPHGTTSSFAGSDDDALKLATLYFVESVLMGKRKNRNVSEQIMKIVDDDALCASFNWGSLAYETLLKSLKSCLKSNENDVQKEKEKEKDIDSYTLVGFPFAFCVWIMEVLPIFQEKQFVNFKEVGYPRMLCYSEMKSPQFDALCRKYFHNEKVFKLIEVSPFIPVEEEDTEPLCVEEPVSQDRGSRSSSTQFDEGILKEIVRRLSESFKKDLQVEVTRVNQKIVVSEKKIENEIKKTLGSKLNTLMNMFGKADQMNTDRESSVPIRKYGVDDHCRATERTGIFNQDAGGVERDDMDVHAEGQYEREFRDAHLDDETENVTDIGKEVCGVPEKICRVCGLQSHEDLTSSLGTSVSEIQAKKLECSIKRKLDYNLKT, from the exons ATGCACTGTGTATTGCTTTCTGAAATTGTTAGTAATGAACCTGATTCGATGACCTTCAAGGTATTTGACCGCGATATTAAGTTTACTCGTGATGCATTCCATATTATTACTGGTTTGAAGTCTTATTCGTCGCTTGACATGAAAGGTTTAAATGAGAAAGAGAATAGGCTTTTAAGAGTCTATTTCCCTGGAAAGGACAAAATTGAGTTGGCTGATTTGTATAGTTTTATTTCTAGTCGCCCACATGGTACAACTTCATCATTTGCTGGCAGTGATGATGATGCTTTGAAGTTGGCAACACTCTATTTTGTTGAGTCGGTTTTGATGGGCAAGAGGAAAAATAGGAATGTGTCGGAGCAAATAATGAAAATTGTTGACGATGATGCACTTTGCGCTTCCTTCAACTGGGGCTCTCTTGCTTATGAGACGCTATTAAAATCATTGAAGAGTTGCTTGAAATCAAATGAGAATGATGttcagaaggagaaagagaaagaaaaagatattGATAGCTACACTTTAGTTGGCTTTCCTTTTGCGTTTTGTGTCTGGATTATGGAAGTACTTCCTATTTTCCAAGAGAAACAATTTGTGAACTTCAAAGAAGTTGGTTATCCTCGAATGTTATGTTATTCTGAAATGAAGTCTCCACAATTTGATGCTCTTTGTAGAAAATATTTCCATAATGAAAAA GTGTTTAAGTTGATTGAGGTGTCACCCTTTATTCCCGTGGAAGAAGAAGATACAGAGCCTCTTTGTGTGGAGGAACCAGTTTCACAAGATCGAGGCTCAAGGTCTTCTTCCACACAATTTGACGAAGGCATACTTAAGGAAATTGTTAGA AGATTATCAGAGAGTTTTAAGAAGGATTTGCAAGTAGAAGTTACCAGAGTTAATCAGAAAATTGTTGTATCAGAAAAAAAGATTGAGAACGAAATCAAG AAAACTCTAGGATCAAAGCTTAATACTTTGATGAACATGTTTGGGAAAGCTGATCAGATGAACACAGATAGAGAATCTAGTGTTCCAATTAGAAAATATGGAGTTGATGATCATTGTCGTGCTACTGAGCGTACTGGCATATTCAACCAAGATGCAGGTGGTGTTGAACGTGATGATATGGATGTGCATGCAGAGGGTCAGTATGAAAGAGAATTTAGAGATGCACATCTAGATGATGAAACTGAAAATGTTACTGATATTGGGAAAG AAGTTTGTGGAGTGCCAGAGAAAATTTGTAGAGTTTGTGGATTGCAATCACATGAGGATTTAACAAGTTCATTGGGGACAAGTGTCAGCGAGATT CAAGCGAAGAAGCTGGAGTGCAGTATCAAGAGAAAACTGGACTACAATCTCAAGACATAA
- the LOC104232117 gene encoding uncharacterized protein encodes MALVYKDFSEDASDEFWCAGDNQLLLTPYVWGDSCRCGIAWTEVDKIFFPCRLPSEDDEAVTHFLLGVLDLNQKKIDVYDSIYSEPYEAGMNYMQMYARMIPHLLKFSQFDKNHKSFGNVFNKFDIQWQRSPHQTGSTDCGAFLIKFAELLMIGKDVQQFQPEDIKDFRKELAANLWAHGEWKRNSGYDTPPENVGDDYESENETFCPKEL; translated from the exons ATGGCACTTGTGTATAAAGATTTCAGTGAAGATGCTAGTGATGAGTTTTGGTGTGCTGGTGATAATCAGTTACTTCTGACACCATATGTGTGGGGGGACAGCTGTAGATGTGGAATTGCATGGACTGAGGTTGACAAAATCTTTTTTCCATGTCGGCTTCCTTCAGAAGATGATGAAGCTGTGACACACTTTTTGTTGGGAGTATTGGACTTGAATCAAAAAAAGATTGATGTATATGATTCCATATACAGTGAGCCATATGAAGCAGGAATGAACTACATGCAAATGTATGCACGCATGATCCCCCATTTGCTAAAGTTCTCACAGTTTGACAAAAATCACAAGTCTTTTGGGAATGTCTTCAACAAATTTGATATACAGTGGCAAAGATCACCACACCAAACTGGATC GACTGATTGTGGTGCATTCCTGATCAAATTTGCCGAGTTGCTGATGATTGGAAAGGACGTGCAACAATTCCAACCCGAAGACATAAAAGACTTTCGAAAAGAACTTGCTGCAAATCTTTGGGCACATGGTGAATGGAAAAGAAATTCTGGTTATGATACTCCACCAGAAAATGTTGGTGATGATTATGAGAGTGAAAATGAAACATTCTGTCCAAAGGAGTTGTAA